In the genome of Natronogracilivirga saccharolytica, one region contains:
- the msrB gene encoding peptide-methionine (R)-S-oxide reductase MsrB, whose protein sequence is MTVDINRPLPDKLRNQMLPHWFDPGLFPSQNEPVNLSDSEWKERLTPAEYEVLRSHGTEPPFKNEYFHNEEEGVYLCRGCSNPLFSSAAKFRSSSGWPSFFAPVSQERIGTESDHRLLMERTEVHCARCGGHLGHVFEDGPEPTGLRYCLNSPSLRFIDEEAHRKIAGGREHELDFELHK, encoded by the coding sequence ATGACCGTTGATATTAACCGCCCTCTGCCCGACAAATTGCGCAATCAGATGTTACCGCACTGGTTTGATCCGGGCCTTTTCCCCTCACAAAATGAGCCTGTAAATCTGAGTGACAGTGAATGGAAAGAAAGGCTGACACCAGCCGAATATGAGGTGCTTCGTTCGCACGGAACAGAACCGCCGTTTAAGAATGAATACTTTCACAATGAAGAGGAAGGTGTATATCTGTGCCGCGGATGCTCAAATCCTCTGTTCTCATCAGCTGCCAAGTTCCGGTCAAGCTCCGGATGGCCCAGTTTTTTCGCACCTGTCTCACAGGAAAGAATCGGCACCGAGTCTGACCATCGTCTTCTGATGGAACGTACTGAAGTTCATTGTGCCCGATGCGGCGGACATCTCGGTCATGTTTTCGAGGACGGCCCGGAGCCGACTGGTTTGCGCTACTGCCTCAATTCACCGTCGCTGCGGTTTATTGATGAAGAAGCACACCGAAAGATTGCCGGCGGCAGAGAGCATGAACTTGATTTTGAGCTGCACAAATAG
- a CDS encoding YtxH domain-containing protein, with translation MSKLNMLVSVIIGSFIGAVLGVLFAPDKGERTRKQLSKKSDEYTDMVRSEFDDFVKTMRKKYETALDDTEDIINKGKSKAEDLRNEVKKAMK, from the coding sequence ATGAGCAAACTAAATATGCTGGTAAGTGTGATTATAGGGTCATTTATTGGAGCTGTACTCGGTGTCCTGTTTGCTCCGGACAAAGGTGAAAGAACGCGGAAGCAACTCTCGAAGAAAAGTGATGAGTACACCGATATGGTAAGATCAGAGTTTGATGACTTTGTCAAAACCATGCGGAAAAAATATGAAACAGCCCTGGATGACACCGAAGATATCATCAACAAGGGAAAATCAAAAGCCGAAGATCTGAGGAATGAAGTTAAAAAGGCCATGAAATAA